The Leptospira sp. WS39.C2 genome contains a region encoding:
- a CDS encoding OmpA family protein codes for MMKKGFFLSLILLVGLSISFTNCSSSEEKETPKETSTTTDNTTAVSSRDLNGALLDEINVALKDYRYPDGVRRRGFSYKQADIQAEDFKTWAKDNVAYIKDALAKLPESYAIEITGHADASGPEEAEGAKKGNGYYSQIRSDAVKDALVKQGIPAERIVTKAAGSSKPISGFDEKDAINRRVTFQVVSK; via the coding sequence CTGATGAAAAAAGGATTTTTTTTAAGCCTCATCCTCCTCGTAGGTCTTTCTATTTCATTCACGAATTGTTCGTCTTCTGAAGAAAAAGAAACTCCAAAAGAAACGTCCACAACTACGGACAACACAACTGCAGTTTCTTCCAGAGATCTCAACGGAGCTCTTTTGGACGAAATCAACGTAGCACTCAAAGACTACCGTTACCCAGATGGCGTTCGTCGCAGAGGATTTAGCTACAAACAAGCAGACATCCAAGCAGAAGACTTCAAAACTTGGGCAAAAGACAATGTTGCTTACATCAAAGACGCTCTTGCAAAACTTCCTGAAAGTTATGCAATCGAAATCACTGGTCACGCAGATGCATCTGGTCCAGAAGAAGCAGAAGGGGCTAAAAAAGGAAACGGTTATTACTCACAAATCCGTTCTGACGCTGTAAAAGATGCACTAGTCAAACAAGGGATCCCTGCAGAAAGAATTGTGACAAAAGCTGCTGGTTCTTCTAAACCAATTTCTGGTTTTGATGAAAAAGACGCGATAAACCGTCGTGTGACTTTCCAAGTTGTTTCTAAATAA
- a CDS encoding RluA family pseudouridine synthase, which translates to MQIFVTVSEDYDQSRLDVFLKDNAGDDLSRSTVQKWIDSGFVTNKTKDQVVHKNGYKVSSGEEFVVDVIARPPSRLEPIAMDIPVLYDEEEFMVIHKKAGIACHSGPGDDSPSLVNGLLHQFKNLSGTGGERRPGIVHRLDKPTEGVLIIAKTDRAHAALSKLFQDRLVDKTYYAWILQAPVEAEGTINLPIGRHPVERVKMCVREDGRMAITHYKTEKIVQTQTGRKFSLMKLGLETGRTHQIRVHLSKIGCPVVGDSLYSRSAKDYTQYGLLLFAKKLDFPHPFVPDQRIVVELEFPERFKTFERKCPSY; encoded by the coding sequence ATGCAAATATTTGTAACTGTTTCCGAAGATTATGACCAAAGTCGCTTAGACGTTTTCCTAAAAGACAACGCTGGAGACGATCTTAGCCGTTCTACCGTTCAAAAATGGATCGATTCAGGCTTTGTAACCAACAAAACAAAAGACCAAGTTGTCCATAAAAACGGATATAAGGTGAGTTCAGGAGAAGAGTTTGTGGTGGATGTCATCGCAAGGCCTCCTTCTCGTTTGGAACCCATCGCGATGGATATCCCTGTTTTGTATGACGAAGAAGAATTTATGGTCATCCATAAAAAAGCTGGGATTGCTTGCCACAGTGGACCCGGTGATGATTCCCCTTCTCTTGTCAATGGACTCCTCCATCAGTTTAAGAACCTTTCTGGAACAGGTGGTGAACGCCGTCCAGGTATTGTCCATCGTTTGGACAAACCTACAGAAGGTGTCCTCATCATTGCAAAAACTGACAGAGCGCATGCGGCCTTGTCCAAACTCTTCCAAGATCGTCTTGTGGATAAAACCTATTATGCATGGATTTTACAAGCACCTGTAGAAGCAGAAGGAACCATCAACCTTCCCATTGGACGCCACCCCGTAGAACGAGTGAAGATGTGTGTAAGGGAAGACGGCCGAATGGCCATAACCCATTATAAAACTGAAAAAATTGTCCAAACCCAAACAGGCAGAAAGTTTAGTTTGATGAAACTGGGTCTGGAAACTGGTCGCACCCACCAAATCCGTGTTCATTTGTCAAAAATAGGATGTCCAGTTGTTGGGGACAGTTTGTACTCAAGATCCGCAAAAGATTACACTCAGTATGGACTTCTTCTTTTTGCTAAAAAATTGGATTTCCCACATCCGTTTGTACCAGACCAACGCATCGTTGTGGAACTTGAGTTTCCAGAACGATTTAAGACCTTTGAACGAAAATGCCCTAGTTACTGA
- a CDS encoding TerC family protein translates to MELLSDPSLWLALFTLTALEIVLGIDNIIFISILSSRLPKTKQKKARQIGLVLAMGTRILLLFSLSFIMKLTTPLFTILEHTISGRDIILILGGLFLIAKSTTEIHHKLEGETSVGDDSKKQISFAQVIFQILILDVVFSLDSVITAVGMTDKLGVMVTAVILSVGFMLLSSGSISDFVDRHPTIKILALSFLILIGVALLGEGLELHIPKGYIYFAMCFSVIVEFLNMKLRTKSDKPIALRGK, encoded by the coding sequence ATAGAACTTCTCTCCGATCCATCCCTCTGGCTTGCCCTATTCACCTTAACTGCTTTGGAAATTGTCTTAGGAATTGATAACATTATTTTTATCTCAATTCTCTCCTCAAGGTTACCCAAAACCAAACAAAAAAAAGCAAGGCAAATTGGTCTGGTACTCGCGATGGGAACTCGAATTTTACTTTTGTTTTCTTTATCCTTCATCATGAAACTCACAACTCCGCTTTTTACGATCTTAGAACACACAATTAGTGGAAGGGATATCATCTTGATATTGGGTGGACTTTTTCTCATCGCAAAATCCACAACAGAAATCCATCATAAACTAGAAGGAGAAACTTCCGTCGGTGATGATTCTAAAAAACAAATTTCCTTTGCTCAAGTGATCTTCCAAATTTTGATTTTGGATGTTGTATTTTCCTTGGACTCTGTGATCACAGCAGTTGGAATGACAGACAAACTTGGAGTCATGGTTACTGCAGTCATCTTATCAGTGGGATTTATGTTGTTATCCAGTGGCAGTATTTCTGACTTTGTGGATCGCCATCCTACCATTAAAATTCTTGCTCTCAGTTTTTTAATCTTAATTGGAGTGGCCTTACTGGGAGAGGGATTAGAACTCCACATTCCAAAAGGATACATTTATTTTGCGATGTGTTTTTCTGTAATTGTAGAATTCTTGAATATGAAACTTCGAACAAAATCCGATAAACCAATTGCCTTACGAGGAAAATAA
- a CDS encoding DUF1569 domain-containing protein translates to MKRKEFIKRSAFTLGATQLPLFGQSNEGKENASDETPSPWLEAEDLDDYKKLVSDLVSKSIELKLQGNWSPGKVLAHCAQSIEFSINGYPEMKSSLFRGSVGKIAFSVFAFKNKMNHGLEEPIPGAEDISNATEIKVGAKRLLQAIDLFSKTAESSLRPHFAYGELTKEEYDLAHTLHIKNHMERLLN, encoded by the coding sequence ATGAAACGTAAAGAATTTATCAAACGATCTGCATTCACACTCGGTGCCACACAACTTCCGTTATTTGGACAATCAAATGAAGGAAAAGAAAATGCTTCCGATGAAACTCCTTCCCCTTGGTTAGAAGCGGAAGATTTAGATGATTATAAAAAATTAGTTTCCGACTTAGTTTCAAAATCTATAGAACTAAAATTACAAGGAAACTGGTCTCCTGGTAAGGTGCTTGCCCACTGTGCACAAAGTATCGAATTTTCGATCAATGGTTACCCAGAAATGAAATCTTCTCTCTTCCGAGGTTCCGTTGGAAAAATTGCATTTTCTGTATTTGCATTCAAAAATAAAATGAACCACGGTTTAGAAGAACCAATTCCTGGTGCAGAAGATATTAGTAATGCCACTGAAATAAAAGTTGGTGCAAAAAGACTTTTGCAAGCAATTGATCTTTTTTCTAAAACTGCAGAATCTTCTCTACGACCTCATTTTGCCTATGGAGAGTTAACAAAAGAAGAGTATGATTTAGCCCATACACTTCACATCAAAAATCACATGGAACGTTTGTTAAACTAA
- a CDS encoding ATP-binding protein, whose translation MIFNVSFSSIQKSFSSVVKFCRYPLILVLCLLFSQSCQFGVSPTLLAKDGVLDVRNFEFSENTVNLIGKWEFYWNEFVDPNASAPTNRSFMQVGVPWFSQPNEDGEDYPSFGYATYKLTILVPENVKNKEPYAILVPVLHSAYKLYANGSLISENGKIGKNIDSHKPSFHTKIVPLLNVNEKVDLVFHISNYSHKFSGIHGIIRFGKLQNIIQVWNDYHSASCIIMIFMGLLSIYHALVYVINRSEKNALRMSFVYLGILILSATLTETRILFNFLSDDYCIPLFRFSRLGFVSVLYFGGSVLLNLAQMRIFKKMLVLLKVYALTFLMVSLLTPVRHLALISYYFEFFSAIFVILGLFSVSLALYFQRKESKLYFFSLFLAVIGGVIDIILISNPNFGFRPMGLISLYFFIIPQTLGVTLGLVRVYKRSESISKELYKRKEALEKKVKARTTELEKANRWKANFVSLISHDLRSPLNSVNQILDVIDYSFSETTVEEKKKFLEICKTGVTQSLKMLEQLLDVSRFDAFGTKLIQTKFSVNELLNEIIESVEPLATLKGIRIQKDTPIEAEIIADRTLIGEVFKNILTNSIKYSYLNSEVWVAVSYKGKWLSVEIRDRGLGMSDEQIHKLTGEENIKSTPGTAGERGTGLGLQLCMNILEAHFGKLRIKSVLGVGSSFEISLSKSTKSVLLVDDSGNFRSDLAEVMRRNQWIVIEAGNGEEALSHLTRITPSLIITDLQMPGMNGISLIHEWEGKRKQNQKIPIILISSDAPLSGGNSFLEEEGLETIVTAYLSKMYKAEDLCQQIEMMLV comes from the coding sequence CAATTTAATCGGGAAGTGGGAATTTTATTGGAACGAATTCGTCGACCCAAATGCAAGTGCTCCCACAAATCGATCCTTTATGCAGGTAGGAGTTCCATGGTTTTCACAACCCAATGAAGATGGGGAAGATTACCCAAGTTTCGGTTATGCTACATACAAATTAACCATCCTTGTCCCTGAAAATGTAAAAAACAAAGAACCTTATGCGATCCTTGTCCCAGTCCTCCATAGTGCGTACAAACTTTACGCAAATGGTAGTTTGATTTCTGAAAACGGAAAGATAGGAAAAAATATAGATTCACACAAACCTTCTTTTCATACCAAAATTGTACCCTTGTTAAACGTTAATGAAAAGGTGGATTTGGTTTTCCATATTTCAAATTATTCACATAAGTTTTCAGGCATTCATGGAATCATTCGATTTGGAAAATTGCAAAATATAATTCAAGTATGGAATGATTATCATTCTGCCTCTTGTATTATTATGATCTTTATGGGCCTACTTTCCATCTATCATGCATTAGTTTATGTGATCAATCGATCCGAAAAAAATGCACTTAGGATGTCTTTTGTGTATTTAGGGATTTTGATTTTAAGTGCAACTTTAACAGAAACTAGAATTTTATTTAATTTTCTCTCAGATGATTATTGTATTCCTCTATTTCGTTTTTCGAGGTTAGGTTTTGTTTCTGTTTTGTATTTTGGAGGCAGTGTTTTATTAAATTTAGCTCAAATGCGAATATTTAAAAAGATGTTAGTGTTGTTAAAGGTATACGCATTAACTTTTTTGATGGTATCACTATTAACACCTGTCAGACACCTTGCTCTCATTAGTTATTATTTCGAATTTTTTTCAGCGATTTTTGTAATTTTAGGATTATTTTCCGTATCCCTTGCTCTTTATTTCCAACGAAAAGAAAGTAAATTGTATTTTTTCAGTTTGTTTCTCGCTGTCATTGGTGGAGTCATCGATATCATTTTAATTTCAAATCCGAATTTTGGATTTAGGCCAATGGGTTTGATTTCATTGTATTTTTTCATCATTCCTCAAACTTTAGGAGTCACATTGGGATTGGTTCGTGTGTACAAACGATCTGAATCGATTTCCAAAGAACTTTATAAACGAAAAGAAGCTCTCGAAAAAAAAGTAAAAGCAAGGACTACGGAATTAGAAAAGGCAAACCGTTGGAAGGCAAATTTTGTTTCTTTGATTTCGCATGACTTACGTTCGCCGCTAAATAGTGTAAATCAAATATTGGATGTCATTGATTATAGTTTTAGCGAAACCACTGTTGAGGAAAAAAAGAAATTTTTAGAAATCTGTAAAACTGGTGTGACTCAATCATTAAAAATGTTGGAACAATTACTCGATGTGAGTCGTTTTGATGCCTTTGGTACAAAACTCATCCAAACCAAATTTTCAGTGAATGAATTGTTGAATGAAATCATTGAATCAGTGGAACCATTGGCTACACTCAAAGGGATTCGGATCCAAAAAGACACTCCTATCGAAGCAGAGATCATTGCCGATCGTACTTTGATTGGTGAAGTATTCAAAAATATTCTCACAAACTCTATTAAATATTCCTATTTAAACTCGGAAGTGTGGGTTGCAGTTTCTTACAAAGGAAAATGGCTGAGCGTAGAAATTCGAGACCGTGGCCTTGGCATGAGTGATGAACAAATCCATAAATTAACAGGTGAAGAAAATATCAAAAGTACACCAGGAACGGCAGGAGAGAGAGGAACTGGTCTTGGATTACAACTTTGTATGAATATTTTAGAAGCACATTTTGGTAAACTTAGGATCAAATCTGTGCTAGGTGTAGGTTCAAGTTTTGAGATTTCATTATCTAAAAGTACCAAATCGGTATTACTTGTGGACGATTCGGGTAATTTTAGGTCGGATTTAGCGGAAGTAATGCGAAGGAATCAATGGATTGTAATTGAAGCCGGAAATGGAGAGGAAGCACTTTCGCATTTAACACGGATCACTCCATCTCTCATCATCACGGATTTACAAATGCCTGGAATGAATGGAATTTCACTCATTCACGAGTGGGAAGGTAAGAGAAAACAAAATCAAAAAATACCAATCATTCTCATCAGTTCCGATGCTCCTCTTTCAGGGGGGAATTCTTTCCTAGAAGAGGAGGGATTGGAAACCATTGTAACTGCTTATCTCTCAAAAATGTACAAAGCCGAAGATTTGTGCCAACAAATTGAGATGATGTTAGTTTAA